In Candidatus Zixiibacteriota bacterium, the genomic stretch TTTGACTAAGTTCAAATGTTTTCAATACTTCGCCTTTAAAAATCATAAGGGAAGCAATACTAAATCCGTCCATAATAAAAATCACAGGAATTGTCACAGAAAACAATGCTACTATAAGTAAAGCTTGATGTTTATTCACTTGTTCGAACAATTTATAAAGAGCGAATAATAAAAAGATACAAATAGTAACACTAAGAAGATCATTTATTATACCTGTTCGAAACATAAACTCATTACTTAGTAATTTATTGGCTGTGGCAACTGCATTGCCCGCAACAATAGTTTGTGAAGGAACATATATCATCCCATATATGCCAGTTATTACCCAAATAAGATATAGTCCGCCAGCAAGTCTTGCGGTCTTTTTTAGAGTGAACACTTTATTTTCCATATATCTATTTTTATTAGATTTTTGTAATTTCTATTGATTTACCGGATTTGGCTGAGCTTTTAATCCCTTAATCAGAAGCCAAAAACCTAATGTTAGTTCGAAAATAGTTAAAGGCACATCGAACAAACCTATGTGAACTATCTCTCCATAGCCAGGGAAAATGAGGTAAGCAAAAGCACAGAACACACACCATGCCGATGATGTGATGCCAAAAATAGCTAATGTCTTTGGTATATACTTTGATTTGAGCAATAGGTAGCTGCAAACCGTAGCAGCTAATCCCCAGAACGGCAGGCCAACATAGTATGCGTCCCAACTATTGTTAAGAAGTAACCTCGATAGGGCTTGTAATTGATCTGTCTCAAAGACTTTCAGGAAACCGGCATCACCCAGAAGGCGCAACGCACCAAATGTATTGATAGCCATAATGGCCCACATAGAAGCATATACGAACCTGGTTAATGCTGCTGTCAGAGCAAAATTCTTGTTAACCGGCTTGAGTATCACATAAAGCGATGTTGACATTAAGATCAGGGTTGCAAGGTAGATTAGATTACAAATAATGTTGAAACGAAACAATGTTTCATGTGCCAACATGTTCCGGGCAGTTTCTGCAACATCCGAAACGATAAACCGAAAGCCGACGCTGTAATTTGAAATAACTACAATTGCGATCGCGAATATTAAAGTGAATCCAGCGATTCGTGCGGCCTTGTGTTGTGACTCATTGGGTGCGATGTTTGTCAAATCAATTCGTCCTTTCCGGAAGGATTAGAGTATTTCCATGCATACTAATCCTGTATTCTTTCACAGATCTAAATCATTATTCTAAGGAATACGAAGTTCCCACCCCAGATGTTTCACGGAGAAGCACGGCCAGTCTTTGGAACTACAGCATCGAAGTATCGCCTGAATTCGCGTGCTAAATTTTTCCGACGTCTCGATACACCAGTAGCAAAGAGGAAAGATTGGTAAAGAGTTTTGTGAGAGTGCTGTTAGCGATTCGGAGCGGCCGCTAACTCATCGGAATCCTAATAGATATAATAAAAACGGGGTTTGTTAGATGATCTTCGCAACTTTTGTTTTACGAGAGAATTGAATTAGCCCTTTAGACTATTGAAAAAGCGGGGTTGGTTGTACGAATTTCGCAACTTTTTGCTGCATGACAATTACATGATGGGGAGGGTGGAATGTGTAGAAGTAGGGAGAGGTTGAGATGGATGTTGTCTACGAAGACACTTGTTGAATATTTCTCTCTTTGGCTGGTAGTTAGTTTAGACTGGAGGATGAAATAGATGAATGCTTATAAAATCGAAATCGGGGAAGCTGTTCGAGTACGCAAGATGTTCTTTTACGAAACTCAAATTGCTTATGCCGGGATGCCGAGTGCGGATATATATTCATTGGTAATTGTAAATACCGAAGCTCATAATTCCTGGTCGTTTAATCTCTATGTACCTGTTAGAAAAAAAGAGATTAAGATAAGCAAGGGGACAATCCGGGTGGTTAGGGTTGATGAGAATTCGGTTGAGTTTGAGTTCTTGAAGAATTGATGGAGCGGATTGGTCTGAAACGACACTGTCAAATATGCAAAGTGATAAGGAGTGTCAATGATTAGACTCGAACTGAAAAGGAGTGTATGTGAATGTAGAACAACGACTTATATAAGCGGGGTTGACTGTTCAATACCCAGAACTTTTCGGATGAGGTTCCGGCTGGCCTAGGACAAAGCGGGCCGTTACTGACAGACTTGGAACATATCTACTTACCAATCCAAACCCGAAGGTCATGGAAGTGCTTGAACCAGTGGGACGGTTGTCTGCTTGGCGTGTGACGAACTGAGCGAAGCTGGTTTGCGGGTCAGCTGCTATCACTGGTTAAGTACACTGGTTCCTATTGATGCT encodes the following:
- a CDS encoding DUF4386 domain-containing protein, with protein sequence MENKVFTLKKTARLAGGLYLIWVITGIYGMIYVPSQTIVAGNAVATANKLLSNEFMFRTGIINDLLSVTICIFLLFALYKLFEQVNKHQALLIVALFSVTIPVIFIMDGFSIASLMIFKGEVLKTFELSQRQDLAMLFLKINNYGSLTLEMFWGLWLLPFGYLAYKSGFIPRLIGVFLILNGIAYIIHSFVSLLFPDYQTIVTQFAMPFLILGEISITLWLLIKGVKNNISAIERQ
- a CDS encoding DUF4386 domain-containing protein codes for the protein MTNIAPNESQHKAARIAGFTLIFAIAIVVISNYSVGFRFIVSDVAETARNMLAHETLFRFNIICNLIYLATLILMSTSLYVILKPVNKNFALTAALTRFVYASMWAIMAINTFGALRLLGDAGFLKVFETDQLQALSRLLLNNSWDAYYVGLPFWGLAATVCSYLLLKSKYIPKTLAIFGITSSAWCVFCAFAYLIFPGYGEIVHIGLFDVPLTIFELTLGFWLLIKGLKAQPNPVNQ